Proteins from a genomic interval of Echeneis naucrates chromosome 21, fEcheNa1.1, whole genome shotgun sequence:
- the hce2l2 gene encoding high choriolytic enzyme 1 isoform X2, producing MDRIILLCIVSTCLPAVQSQKFLFSPRWGPIGYKEREKHGDGTAMDEIIKANEIQAAGIVDGTASLREGDIAVSAGRRAKVCFARSCLWSKSVDGHVYIPYRLSPEYSEMETKMIKNGMENIEEGTCVKFVPRTHQRDFIDIQQKAGCWSYLGTRGGRQTVSLQSPDCLQVGVISHEFMHALGFVHEQSRFDRDNYVTIMWPNIWRDRLRNFEKFRTDNLELPYDYSSIMHFGMYAYSQDGEPTILPKNKKNIKLGQPSALSHIDKMKINKLYNCGWY from the exons ATGGACCGGATTATCCTCTTGTGCATTGTTTCCACCTGCCTCCCAGCTGTACAGTCTCAG aaaTTTTTATTCAGCCCAAGATGGGGGCCCATTGGCTATAAAG AGCGTGAAAAGCATGGTGATGGGACGGCAATGGATGAAATCATTAAAGCTAATGAGATCCAAG CTGCTGGAATCGTCGACGGCACTGCCAGTCTTAGAGAGGGGGATATTGCTGTTTCTGCTGGAAGGCGTGCCAAAGTCTGCTTTGCACGGAGCTGCCTCTGGTCTAAGTCGGTGGATGGACATGTCTACATTCCATACCGGCTCTCACCTGAATACT CTGAAATGGAGACAAAAATGATAAAGAATGGGATGGAGAACATAGAGGAAGGTACCTGCGTGAAGTTTGTTCCCCGGACTCATCAGCGCGATTTCATTGACATTCAGCAAAAGGCTGG GTGTTGGTCCTACCTTGGTACGCGTGGTGGAAGACAGACCGTATCACTCCAGAGCCCTGACTGCCTCCAAGTTGGAGTGATTTCCCATGAATTCATGCATGCCCTGGGCTTTGTGCATGAGCAGTCTCGCTTTGACCGGGACAACTATGTGACTATCATGTGGCCAAACATTTGGAGGG ATCGTTTGAGGAATTTTGAGAAATTTAGGACTGACAATCTGGAGCTTCCCTATGACTACAGCTCAATCATGCACTTTGGGAT GTATGCCTACTCCCAGGATGGGGAACCAACCATCCTTCCTAAGAACAAGAAGAACATAAAGCTGGGCCAGCCATCAGCTCTCAGCCACATTGACAAGATGAAAATCAACAAACTCTATAACTGTGGTTGGTACTGA
- the hce2l2 gene encoding high choriolytic enzyme 1 isoform X3, with translation MDRIILLCIVSTCLPAVQSQKFLFSPRWGPIGYKEREKHGDGTAMDEIIKANEIQAAGIVDGTASLREGDIAVSAGRRAKVCFARSCLWSKSVDGHVYIPYRLSPEYSEMETKMIKNGMENIEEGTCVKFVPRTHQRDFIDIQQKAGCWSYLGTRGGRQTVSLQSPDCLQVGVISHEFMHALGFVHEQSRFDRDNYVTIMWPNIWRDRLRNFEKFRTDNLELPYDYSSIMHFGMYAYSQDGEPTILPKNKKNIKLGQPSALSHIDKMKINKLYNCGW, from the exons ATGGACCGGATTATCCTCTTGTGCATTGTTTCCACCTGCCTCCCAGCTGTACAGTCTCAG aaaTTTTTATTCAGCCCAAGATGGGGGCCCATTGGCTATAAAG AGCGTGAAAAGCATGGTGATGGGACGGCAATGGATGAAATCATTAAAGCTAATGAGATCCAAG CTGCTGGAATCGTCGACGGCACTGCCAGTCTTAGAGAGGGGGATATTGCTGTTTCTGCTGGAAGGCGTGCCAAAGTCTGCTTTGCACGGAGCTGCCTCTGGTCTAAGTCGGTGGATGGACATGTCTACATTCCATACCGGCTCTCACCTGAATACT CTGAAATGGAGACAAAAATGATAAAGAATGGGATGGAGAACATAGAGGAAGGTACCTGCGTGAAGTTTGTTCCCCGGACTCATCAGCGCGATTTCATTGACATTCAGCAAAAGGCTGG GTGTTGGTCCTACCTTGGTACGCGTGGTGGAAGACAGACCGTATCACTCCAGAGCCCTGACTGCCTCCAAGTTGGAGTGATTTCCCATGAATTCATGCATGCCCTGGGCTTTGTGCATGAGCAGTCTCGCTTTGACCGGGACAACTATGTGACTATCATGTGGCCAAACATTTGGAGGG ATCGTTTGAGGAATTTTGAGAAATTTAGGACTGACAATCTGGAGCTTCCCTATGACTACAGCTCAATCATGCACTTTGGGAT GTATGCCTACTCCCAGGATGGGGAACCAACCATCCTTCCTAAGAACAAGAAGAACATAAAGCTGGGCCAGCCATCAGCTCTCAGCCACATTGACAAGATGAAAATCAACAAACTCTATAACTGTGGTTG gtga
- the tra2b gene encoding transformer-2 protein homolog beta isoform X2 translates to MSPRGSGKSASRSPAHSPAHSKEGSRSKSRSRSRSKSGSHSHRGSRRHYSRSRSRSRSYHRRSRSRSYSGERRRRSHSRSPMSNRRRHIGNRANPDPNCCLGVFGLSLYTTERDLREVFSKYGPLADVSIVYDQQSRRSRGFAFVYFENTDDAKEAKERANGMELDGRRIRVDFSITKRPHTPTPGIYMGRPTYGGGGPSGPRRYSRDYDRGYDRGYDRGGYDRYDDRDYYRSYRRRSPSPYYRGAYRSRSRSRSYSPRRY, encoded by the exons ATGAGTCCTAGGGGCTCAGGGAAGTCAGCAAGCCGCTCTCCGGCTCACTCACCAGCACATTCAAAAGAAGGTTCCCGCTCCAAATCTCGGTCCCGGTCCAGGTCAAAATCTGG GTCCCATTCTCACCGTGGATCTCGCAGACACTACAGCCGATCTCGTTCCCGCTCAAGGTCCTATCATCGCAGATCGCGTAGCAGGTCCTACAGTGGAGAGCGTCGCCGCAGGAGCCACAGCCGCTCGCCCATGTCCAATCGCCGCAGGCACATTGGCAACCGT GCAAATCCAGATCCAAATTGCTGCCTGGGAGTGTTTGGACTGAGCTTGTACACCACAGAGAGGGATCTGAGGGAGGTCTTTTCCAAATATGGCCCATTGGCTGATGTCTCCATTGTTTATGACCAACAGTCAAGGCGATCCAGgggctttgcttttgtttactttgagaACACAGATGATGCTAAAGAG GCAAAGGAACGAGCCAATGGCATGGAGCTGGATGGTCGTCGCATCAGGGTTGACTTCTCTATCACGAAACGACCTCACACACCAACCCCTGGGATTTACATGGGCCGGCCCACATA TGGTGGAGGCGGTCCCAGTGGTCCTCGCCGTTATTCACGTGACTATGACCGTGGCTATGATCGAGGATACGACAGAGGAGGCTATGATCGCTATGATGACAGGGACTACTACAGATCATACAG AAGGCGATCTCCATCACCGTACTACAGAGGAGCTTACAGGTCTCGGTCCAGGTCAAGGTCTTATTCTCCCC GTCGTTATTGA
- the hce2l1 gene encoding high choriolytic enzyme 2, which yields MNSTMILMGIFLGLLTQAYALPVKNSTGLFEGKVRLKRKYSDEMLDRDEMNVMDQILEVNRRLRAPRGLTFREGDIATSFVRSAITCPDNACLWPKSVDGFVYVPYILSPLYDDMDRITIETGMQDISSGTCVKFIPRTHEGSFLDIQPRYGCWSFLGQTGGSQTLSLQTPGCMWSGVAAHEFMHALGFVHEQSRSDRDHYVTIVWKNIMAEHIHNFRKQATNNLNSPYDYSSVMHYGRYAFSEDGGPTIIPKPDPYIPIGQRDGPSALDLHKINVLYNCGANE from the exons ATGAATTCTACCATGATTTTAATGGGTATCTTCCTTGGCTTGTTGACCCAGGCATACGCTCTACCCGTAAAG AATTCTACAGGATTATTTGAGGGGAAAGTCAGATTAAAGAGGAAATACTCAG ATGAAATGTTAGACCGTGATGAAATGAATGTGATGGATCAAATCCTGGAAGTCAATCGCA ggTTGCGAGCACCTCGAGGGTTGACATTCAGGGAGGGTGACATTGCCACTTCATTTGTACGGAGTGCAATTACCTGCCCTGACAATGCCTGTCTGTGGCCCAAATCAGTTGATGGATTTGTTTATGTACCATACATCCTCTCCCCACTGTACG ATGACATGGACAGAATCACCATAGAAACTGGGATGCAAGACATCTCCTCTGGGACATGTGTTAAATTTATTCCACGCACTCATGAGGGCAGTTTCCTTGATATTCAACCAAGATACGG CTGCTGGTCATTTTTGGGACAGACTGGGGGAAGCCAGACCTTGTCACTGCAGACGCCTGGATGTATGTGGTCGGGAGTGGCCGCCCATGAGTTCATGCACGCTCTTGGCTTTGTACACGAGCAGTCACGCTCAGACCGAGACCACTATGTTACAATTGTCTGGAAAAACATCATGGCAG AACACATTCATAACTTCAGGAAACAGGCAACAAACAATCTCAACAGCCCATATGACTACAGCTCTGTCATGCATTATGGCAG ATATGCCTTCTCTGAAGATGGTGGACCAACAATAATCCCCAAACCAGATCCTTATATCCCAATTGGCCAGCGAGATGGACCCAGTGCTCTCGAtcttcacaaaataaatgtcctTTATAATTGTG GTGCCAATGAGTAA
- the hce2l2 gene encoding high choriolytic enzyme 1 isoform X1 produces the protein MDRIILLCIVSTCLPAVQSQKFLFSPRWGPIGYKEREKHGDGTAMDEIIKANEIQAAGIVDGTASLREGDIAVSAGRRAKVCFARSCLWSKSVDGHVYIPYRLSPEYSEMETKMIKNGMENIEEGTCVKFVPRTHQRDFIDIQQKAGCWSYLGTRGGRQTVSLQSPDCLQVGVISHEFMHALGFVHEQSRFDRDNYVTIMWPNIWRDRLRNFEKFRTDNLELPYDYSSIMHFGMYAYSQDGEPTILPKNKKNIKLGQPSALSHIDKMKINKLYNCGDNDDH, from the exons ATGGACCGGATTATCCTCTTGTGCATTGTTTCCACCTGCCTCCCAGCTGTACAGTCTCAG aaaTTTTTATTCAGCCCAAGATGGGGGCCCATTGGCTATAAAG AGCGTGAAAAGCATGGTGATGGGACGGCAATGGATGAAATCATTAAAGCTAATGAGATCCAAG CTGCTGGAATCGTCGACGGCACTGCCAGTCTTAGAGAGGGGGATATTGCTGTTTCTGCTGGAAGGCGTGCCAAAGTCTGCTTTGCACGGAGCTGCCTCTGGTCTAAGTCGGTGGATGGACATGTCTACATTCCATACCGGCTCTCACCTGAATACT CTGAAATGGAGACAAAAATGATAAAGAATGGGATGGAGAACATAGAGGAAGGTACCTGCGTGAAGTTTGTTCCCCGGACTCATCAGCGCGATTTCATTGACATTCAGCAAAAGGCTGG GTGTTGGTCCTACCTTGGTACGCGTGGTGGAAGACAGACCGTATCACTCCAGAGCCCTGACTGCCTCCAAGTTGGAGTGATTTCCCATGAATTCATGCATGCCCTGGGCTTTGTGCATGAGCAGTCTCGCTTTGACCGGGACAACTATGTGACTATCATGTGGCCAAACATTTGGAGGG ATCGTTTGAGGAATTTTGAGAAATTTAGGACTGACAATCTGGAGCTTCCCTATGACTACAGCTCAATCATGCACTTTGGGAT GTATGCCTACTCCCAGGATGGGGAACCAACCATCCTTCCTAAGAACAAGAAGAACATAAAGCTGGGCCAGCCATCAGCTCTCAGCCACATTGACAAGATGAAAATCAACAAACTCTATAACTGTG gtgacAATGATGATCACTAA
- the tra2b gene encoding transformer-2 protein homolog beta isoform X1 — translation MCWCVWSVQESRSASRSMSPRGSGKSASRSPAHSPAHSKEGSRSKSRSRSRSKSGSHSHRGSRRHYSRSRSRSRSYHRRSRSRSYSGERRRRSHSRSPMSNRRRHIGNRANPDPNCCLGVFGLSLYTTERDLREVFSKYGPLADVSIVYDQQSRRSRGFAFVYFENTDDAKEAKERANGMELDGRRIRVDFSITKRPHTPTPGIYMGRPTYGGGGPSGPRRYSRDYDRGYDRGYDRGGYDRYDDRDYYRSYRRRSPSPYYRGAYRSRSRSRSYSPRRY, via the exons atgtgttggtgtgtgtggtCCGTTCAGGAGTCTCGCTCTGCATCCAGGAGCATGAGTCCTAGGGGCTCAGGGAAGTCAGCAAGCCGCTCTCCGGCTCACTCACCAGCACATTCAAAAGAAGGTTCCCGCTCCAAATCTCGGTCCCGGTCCAGGTCAAAATCTGG GTCCCATTCTCACCGTGGATCTCGCAGACACTACAGCCGATCTCGTTCCCGCTCAAGGTCCTATCATCGCAGATCGCGTAGCAGGTCCTACAGTGGAGAGCGTCGCCGCAGGAGCCACAGCCGCTCGCCCATGTCCAATCGCCGCAGGCACATTGGCAACCGT GCAAATCCAGATCCAAATTGCTGCCTGGGAGTGTTTGGACTGAGCTTGTACACCACAGAGAGGGATCTGAGGGAGGTCTTTTCCAAATATGGCCCATTGGCTGATGTCTCCATTGTTTATGACCAACAGTCAAGGCGATCCAGgggctttgcttttgtttactttgagaACACAGATGATGCTAAAGAG GCAAAGGAACGAGCCAATGGCATGGAGCTGGATGGTCGTCGCATCAGGGTTGACTTCTCTATCACGAAACGACCTCACACACCAACCCCTGGGATTTACATGGGCCGGCCCACATA TGGTGGAGGCGGTCCCAGTGGTCCTCGCCGTTATTCACGTGACTATGACCGTGGCTATGATCGAGGATACGACAGAGGAGGCTATGATCGCTATGATGACAGGGACTACTACAGATCATACAG AAGGCGATCTCCATCACCGTACTACAGAGGAGCTTACAGGTCTCGGTCCAGGTCAAGGTCTTATTCTCCCC GTCGTTATTGA